In Spirosoma sp. KUDC1026, the sequence TAGCAGCACCGACAGATAGAGGGGCCGGGTCGAGAAGGACGTAATACCCATAGCCGCCAGCTTCAGCATCTTGCTCAGCGAATATTTGGAATGGCCAGCGTAGCGGGCGGCTGGTTCGTAAAGAATCCGGCACTGCCTGAACCCAACCCAGGAAATGGCCCCCCGCAGGAACAGATCGTTTTCCTTAAACTGCTTAAGCGTATCAACCACCTTCCGGTCGAGGAGCCGGAAATCGGCAGCACCATCTTCGAGATGCAAGTTGGACACCCGGCGGAGCAGGCGATAAAAATACTTAGACGTCAGTCGTTTATGCCAGGCAAGCCGGGGGTCTTCCTGACGTACCGTGTAGACAACATCGTAGCCTTCGCGCCATTTATCAATCAGGGTCGGAATCAGTTCGGGCGGGTGCTGCAGATCAGCGTCCAGACAGATGACTGCGTCGCCCCGGGCGTGGTCATAACCGGCCCGAAGGGCCATCTGATGACCGAAATTTCGCGAGAACGAAATGAAGCGTACTTCTTCGTATTCCTGGCTCAACTGCCTCAGCACATAACGAGTCTGGTCACTGCTGCCATCATCGACAATAAGAATTTCAAAATTACCGTACGGTTTCATCACCGCCCGGACGCGATGAACTAAAACAGGTAAATTTTCCTCTTCGTTATAGGCCGGTACAATCAAGCTGATCATACCTTTTTTACGGGTCATATCGGGCATTACATCATAGAAATATCATGCAATCTAAGTACAATTACTTATACTCTCAAAGAGTATTCAGATTATAAATAGATTAAGTGAAACCGTCTGTATACTAACCCACAAAAAACTGCTTTGTTGTGAAATCGCAGCCTCTACACATCTCTGTCGATACGAAACGAATTCAACAGGAAGCCCAGCGCCCCGATCTTGGTTTTGGCACCAAGATTACCGGTTCGCAGGTTCGACTGCTCAATCAGGATGGGAGTTTCAACGTTAAACGAGTCAACGAATCGTTCTGGAACCGAATTAACCTCTACAACCGGCTCATTGTCATGAGCTGGAGCCAGTTTCTGGGCTGGGTGTTCGTGTTCTATATGCTGTCCAATCTGCTGTTCGCGGGTATCTATCTTCTGTGTGGGGCCGATAGTCTCGCCAGTGCGAACGATGCTATATTTCATGGTCCTTTCTGGAAAGCGTTCTTTTTTAGCGCCCAGACCCTGACCACGGTTGGTTACGGACACATTACGCCCAATACGTTCCTGACCAGCTCCATTGCGGCCTTCGAGTCGATGGTGGGCCTGCTGTCGTTTGCGCTGGCAACGGGTTTACTGTACGGACGTTTTTCGCGCCCT encodes:
- a CDS encoding ion channel, translating into MKSQPLHISVDTKRIQQEAQRPDLGFGTKITGSQVRLLNQDGSFNVKRVNESFWNRINLYNRLIVMSWSQFLGWVFVFYMLSNLLFAGIYLLCGADSLASANDAIFHGPFWKAFFFSAQTLTTVGYGHITPNTFLTSSIAAFESMVGLLSFALATGLLYGRFSRPKAHINFSSHSVIAPYLDANGWMFRIVNARSTQLIDLQIEVSLSRLEQQPDGTRYRRYHRLKLERDMVAFFPTNWTLVHAITEDSPLYGSTPETLADSETEFLILFRALDDAFSQMVHVRFSYRAGEIRWGHKFRPMFDTGHTGQVTVDLHQLDDTDPAPLN
- a CDS encoding glycosyltransferase family 2 protein, with the protein product MTRKKGMISLIVPAYNEEENLPVLVHRVRAVMKPYGNFEILIVDDGSSDQTRYVLRQLSQEYEEVRFISFSRNFGHQMALRAGYDHARGDAVICLDADLQHPPELIPTLIDKWREGYDVVYTVRQEDPRLAWHKRLTSKYFYRLLRRVSNLHLEDGAADFRLLDRKVVDTLKQFKENDLFLRGAISWVGFRQCRILYEPAARYAGHSKYSLSKMLKLAAMGITSFSTRPLYLSVLLGFIMSLFATLFGLEVVYEKYFTDATVSGWTSLVLLSVLIGGVQFIMIGIIGVYLGKTFVEVKQRPAYIIGDTDEIEETVTTWENPANEFYSPLT